Proteins encoded in a region of the Quercus lobata isolate SW786 chromosome 8, ValleyOak3.0 Primary Assembly, whole genome shotgun sequence genome:
- the LOC115955387 gene encoding uncharacterized protein LOC115955387 isoform X1 has protein sequence MGKRKERRLAALNNAGRRVKLDLFAEPPGDLGGSTEHDEVGGDKDSKHRDGLPKSPTSSGQQPPNPLQLLGQYSDEEFDEEPNKGLNHDEEPSKGLNLARVESSSPTDEVKHSLDEDHKDVDVSVDEDLIGQKVKQEEKERESVLPDVSLNLEGSDKREIDPTISADLQQEMDLTEQNSISETSDVQVISDVTLGWKIVMHEESNRYYYWNTETGETSWEVPDVLAGATGLTNGQTTPTITEIAETAPVVVEESDITSSAILDGSSAAHLFQGTMDANMIPHGIEVYGHTYQTDDCSQAYKTEAWKDSSWSTVINSRELGAGSEKYTHEPAVDHSFLVKQSECLLERLKSFQGSNDHLQGQDLISKYIWEIEIRLSDLKSLSSYGSSLLPFWVHSEKQLKRLESAINDEIYKIAVSAHMEATEATHVSTFSGKDKLPESMGYDSEADGTENKNVLSTSEQSDVAPYVDASTGDQKDPCDKVPFVDAEHVSSFGSPTRGLGSGAEVSEQVNGAQLGDESTHKHGFNAAEDVDMDVDMEVEDATSSGNTNTVLALNPVDFAPPEHLIQNPPAEIPSLISEDGFTVPPPPDDEWIPPPPPDNEHIPPPPPDNEHIPPPPPDEPPEPSYPPLPSYTETRQPISYTDQYNLLYPDSSFEYHGHTVAQVPSSSLYGQAEGSQVAVSHAPIYYDTVPTTYSDTAVIVNSVEPVAYYQFQDGTVPSVPVGSGGVEATLFQSVSAPVSYDTLPSEQIVSVDPFMEVGHNSSLNLNVNSSAIGGETETNKASIEVPSTSATIQAPATTSVKESVSVPPTDTVAATSVGNKVQSKALRNKKRSIAAAPSLRSNKKVSSLVDKWKAAKEELLEDEKEPEDPYEILERKRQREIEQWHARQIASGEAKDNANFQPLGGDWRERVKRRRAQLAKASAKTKAHTDGNQQPDLIELSRDLPSGWQAYLDESSKQVYYGNTDTSETTWTRPTK, from the exons ATGGGGAAGAGAAAAGAGCGCCGCCTCGCCGCTCTCAACAACGCCGGTCGCCGCGTCAAGCTCGATCTCTTCGCGGAACCCCctg GAGATTTGGGTGGCTCCACTGAACATGATGAAGTTGGAGGTGATAAAGATTCGAAACATCGTGATGGGTTACCCAAGTCACCAACTTCTTCAG GTCAGCAACCACCTAATCCTCTGCAATTGCTTGGGCAATATAGTGATGAAGAATTTGATGAGGAACCAAATAAAGGGCTTAATCATGATGAGGAACCAAGTAAAGGACTAAATCTTGCCAGAGTGGAAAGCTCCTCACCTACTGATGAG GTTAAGCATTCACTTGATGAAGATCATAAAGACGTGGATGTCAGTGTTGATGAAGACCTTATTGGTCAGAAGGTCAAACAGGAGGAAAAGGAGAGGGAGTCTGTTCTACCTGATGTTTCCCTCAATCTGGAGGGCAGTGATAAAAGAGAAATTGATCCTACAATATCAGCTGATTTACAACAAGAAATGGATTTGACAGAACAAAATTCTATTTCTGAAACTTCTGATGTACAAGTTATCAGTGATGTTACTTTAGGCTGGAAGATAGTGATGCATGAGGAGAGTAATCGCTATTATTACTGGAATACCGAAACTGGAGAGACGTCATGGGAAGTGCCTGATGTTTTGGCTGGGGCGACTGGATTGACCAATGGTCAGACAACCCCTACTATTACTGAAATAGCAGAGACTGCTCCTGTGGTTGTAGAAGAGTCTGACATCACTTCAAGTGCGATATTAGATGGTTCTTCTGCTGCCCACCTATTTCAAGGGACAATGGATGCCAATATGATTCCTCATGGGATAGAAGTGTATGGGCATACATACCAGACGGATGATTGCAGTCAAGCATACAAAACTGAAGCTTGGAAGGATTCAAGTTGGAGCACTGTTATCAACTCAAGAGAATTGGGAGCTGGTTCTGAGAAGTACACACATGAACCAGCGGTTGATCATTCTTTTCTTGTGAAACAAAGTGAGTGTTTGTTAGAGAGATTGAAGTCATTTCAAGG GTCCAATGACCACCTACAGGGTCAGGACTTAATATCGAAGTATATTTGGGAAATTGAGATCAGACTTTCTGATTTGAAATCACTTTCATCCTATGGCTCATCTTTGCTTCCATTTTGGGTGCATTCTGAAAAGCAGCTTAAACGGCTGGAAAGTGCGATTAATGATGAAATTTACAAGATTGCTGTATCTGCACATATGGAAGCAACTGAGGCAACTCATGTCTCTACCTTCAGTGGAAAGGACAAATTGCCCGAAAGCATGGGTTATGATTCTGAAGCAGATGgaactgaaaataaaaatgttctTTCTACTTCTGAACAGTCTGATGTTGCTCCTTATGTAGACGCATCAACAGGAGACCAGAAAGATCCATGTGATAAGGTGCCTTTTGTAGATGCTGAGCATGTTTCTTCATTTGGATCACCAACCAGAGGTTTAGGAAGTGGTGCAGAAGTTAGTGAACAAGTCAATGGGGCTCAATTAGGTGATGAATCAACTCACAAGCATGGGTTTAATGCTGCAGAAGATGTTGACATGGATGTGGACATGGAAGTTGAAGATGCAACTTCTTCAGGCAACACAAATACAGTGCTTGCATTGAACCCTGTAGATTTTGCTCCTCCTGAGCATCTAATTCAGAATCCACCTGCTGAAATCCCATCCTTGATTTCAGAGGATGGGTTTACTGTTCCACCTCCTCCAGATGATGAGTGGATTCCCCCACCCCCACCTGACAATGAACATATTCCTCCACCCCCGCCTGATAATGAACATATTCCTCCACCTCCGCCTGATGAGCCTCCTGAACCCTCATATCCTCCTCTCCCATCCTACACAGAGACCAGGCAACCGATTTCTTATACTGATCAATACAATTTATTGTATCCAGATTCTAGTTTTGAATATCATGGACATACAGTTGCTCAAGTGCCAAGCAGCAGTTTATACGGACAAGCTGAAGGATCTCAAGTTGCCGTGTCCCATGCACCAATTTACTATGACACAGTTCCTACTACATATAGTGACACTGCTGTCATTGTTAACTCTGTTGAGCCTGTAGCTTATTATCAGTTTCAAGATGGAACAGTACCTTCTGTCCCTGTTGGTAGTGGTGGTGTCGAGGCCACTTTATTTCAGAGTGTGTCAGCTCCTGTTAGCTATGACACACTCCCATCTGAACAAATTGTATCTGTTGACCCCTTCATGGAAGTAGGGCATAATTCATCATTAAATTTGAATGTAAATAGTTCTGCTATCGGTGGTGAGACTGAGACCAATAAGGCATCCATAGAGGTTCCTTCTACATCAGCTACTATCCAAGCTCCTGCAACCACTTCAGTAAAAGAGAGTGTTTCTGTGCCACCAACTGATACCGTTGCTGCCACATCAGTGGGTAACAAGGTCCAATCTAAAG CTTTGCGTAATAAAAAGCGGTCAATTGCAGCAGCTCCTTCCTTGAGGTCTAATAAAAAAGTATCCAGTTTGGTGGATAAg TGGAAGGCAGCAAAAGAGGAGTTGCTTGAGGATGAGAAAGAGCCTGAAGATCCTTACGAGATCTTAGAGAGGAAGCGACAGAGGGAAATAGAG CAATGGCATGCACGGCAAATTGCTAGTGGAGAGGCCAAAGATAATGCTAATTTTCAGCCTCTTGGTGGGGATTG GCGTGAGCGGGTGAAGCGGAGGAGAGCTCAATTAGCCAAAGCAAGTGCAAAGACAAAGGCACATACTGATGGAAACCAGCAGCCGGATTTAATAGAACTGTCAAGAGATCTTCCATCAGGATGGCAG GCTTATTTGGATGAATCCTCGAAGCAGGTTTATTATGGGAATACTGACACATCAGAGACAACTTGGACCAGACCAACAAAATGA
- the LOC115955387 gene encoding uncharacterized protein LOC115955387 isoform X2: MSPNRCALVGSIEAFWRFRQKFCSIGQQPPNPLQLLGQYSDEEFDEEPNKGLNHDEEPSKGLNLARVESSSPTDEVKHSLDEDHKDVDVSVDEDLIGQKVKQEEKERESVLPDVSLNLEGSDKREIDPTISADLQQEMDLTEQNSISETSDVQVISDVTLGWKIVMHEESNRYYYWNTETGETSWEVPDVLAGATGLTNGQTTPTITEIAETAPVVVEESDITSSAILDGSSAAHLFQGTMDANMIPHGIEVYGHTYQTDDCSQAYKTEAWKDSSWSTVINSRELGAGSEKYTHEPAVDHSFLVKQSECLLERLKSFQGSNDHLQGQDLISKYIWEIEIRLSDLKSLSSYGSSLLPFWVHSEKQLKRLESAINDEIYKIAVSAHMEATEATHVSTFSGKDKLPESMGYDSEADGTENKNVLSTSEQSDVAPYVDASTGDQKDPCDKVPFVDAEHVSSFGSPTRGLGSGAEVSEQVNGAQLGDESTHKHGFNAAEDVDMDVDMEVEDATSSGNTNTVLALNPVDFAPPEHLIQNPPAEIPSLISEDGFTVPPPPDDEWIPPPPPDNEHIPPPPPDNEHIPPPPPDEPPEPSYPPLPSYTETRQPISYTDQYNLLYPDSSFEYHGHTVAQVPSSSLYGQAEGSQVAVSHAPIYYDTVPTTYSDTAVIVNSVEPVAYYQFQDGTVPSVPVGSGGVEATLFQSVSAPVSYDTLPSEQIVSVDPFMEVGHNSSLNLNVNSSAIGGETETNKASIEVPSTSATIQAPATTSVKESVSVPPTDTVAATSVGNKVQSKALRNKKRSIAAAPSLRSNKKVSSLVDKWKAAKEELLEDEKEPEDPYEILERKRQREIEQWHARQIASGEAKDNANFQPLGGDWRERVKRRRAQLAKASAKTKAHTDGNQQPDLIELSRDLPSGWQAYLDESSKQVYYGNTDTSETTWTRPTK; encoded by the exons ATGTCTCCCAATCGTTGTGCCCTTGTTGGCAGCATCGAAGCATTTTGGAGGTTTCGACAGAAATTTTGTTCTATCG GTCAGCAACCACCTAATCCTCTGCAATTGCTTGGGCAATATAGTGATGAAGAATTTGATGAGGAACCAAATAAAGGGCTTAATCATGATGAGGAACCAAGTAAAGGACTAAATCTTGCCAGAGTGGAAAGCTCCTCACCTACTGATGAG GTTAAGCATTCACTTGATGAAGATCATAAAGACGTGGATGTCAGTGTTGATGAAGACCTTATTGGTCAGAAGGTCAAACAGGAGGAAAAGGAGAGGGAGTCTGTTCTACCTGATGTTTCCCTCAATCTGGAGGGCAGTGATAAAAGAGAAATTGATCCTACAATATCAGCTGATTTACAACAAGAAATGGATTTGACAGAACAAAATTCTATTTCTGAAACTTCTGATGTACAAGTTATCAGTGATGTTACTTTAGGCTGGAAGATAGTGATGCATGAGGAGAGTAATCGCTATTATTACTGGAATACCGAAACTGGAGAGACGTCATGGGAAGTGCCTGATGTTTTGGCTGGGGCGACTGGATTGACCAATGGTCAGACAACCCCTACTATTACTGAAATAGCAGAGACTGCTCCTGTGGTTGTAGAAGAGTCTGACATCACTTCAAGTGCGATATTAGATGGTTCTTCTGCTGCCCACCTATTTCAAGGGACAATGGATGCCAATATGATTCCTCATGGGATAGAAGTGTATGGGCATACATACCAGACGGATGATTGCAGTCAAGCATACAAAACTGAAGCTTGGAAGGATTCAAGTTGGAGCACTGTTATCAACTCAAGAGAATTGGGAGCTGGTTCTGAGAAGTACACACATGAACCAGCGGTTGATCATTCTTTTCTTGTGAAACAAAGTGAGTGTTTGTTAGAGAGATTGAAGTCATTTCAAGG GTCCAATGACCACCTACAGGGTCAGGACTTAATATCGAAGTATATTTGGGAAATTGAGATCAGACTTTCTGATTTGAAATCACTTTCATCCTATGGCTCATCTTTGCTTCCATTTTGGGTGCATTCTGAAAAGCAGCTTAAACGGCTGGAAAGTGCGATTAATGATGAAATTTACAAGATTGCTGTATCTGCACATATGGAAGCAACTGAGGCAACTCATGTCTCTACCTTCAGTGGAAAGGACAAATTGCCCGAAAGCATGGGTTATGATTCTGAAGCAGATGgaactgaaaataaaaatgttctTTCTACTTCTGAACAGTCTGATGTTGCTCCTTATGTAGACGCATCAACAGGAGACCAGAAAGATCCATGTGATAAGGTGCCTTTTGTAGATGCTGAGCATGTTTCTTCATTTGGATCACCAACCAGAGGTTTAGGAAGTGGTGCAGAAGTTAGTGAACAAGTCAATGGGGCTCAATTAGGTGATGAATCAACTCACAAGCATGGGTTTAATGCTGCAGAAGATGTTGACATGGATGTGGACATGGAAGTTGAAGATGCAACTTCTTCAGGCAACACAAATACAGTGCTTGCATTGAACCCTGTAGATTTTGCTCCTCCTGAGCATCTAATTCAGAATCCACCTGCTGAAATCCCATCCTTGATTTCAGAGGATGGGTTTACTGTTCCACCTCCTCCAGATGATGAGTGGATTCCCCCACCCCCACCTGACAATGAACATATTCCTCCACCCCCGCCTGATAATGAACATATTCCTCCACCTCCGCCTGATGAGCCTCCTGAACCCTCATATCCTCCTCTCCCATCCTACACAGAGACCAGGCAACCGATTTCTTATACTGATCAATACAATTTATTGTATCCAGATTCTAGTTTTGAATATCATGGACATACAGTTGCTCAAGTGCCAAGCAGCAGTTTATACGGACAAGCTGAAGGATCTCAAGTTGCCGTGTCCCATGCACCAATTTACTATGACACAGTTCCTACTACATATAGTGACACTGCTGTCATTGTTAACTCTGTTGAGCCTGTAGCTTATTATCAGTTTCAAGATGGAACAGTACCTTCTGTCCCTGTTGGTAGTGGTGGTGTCGAGGCCACTTTATTTCAGAGTGTGTCAGCTCCTGTTAGCTATGACACACTCCCATCTGAACAAATTGTATCTGTTGACCCCTTCATGGAAGTAGGGCATAATTCATCATTAAATTTGAATGTAAATAGTTCTGCTATCGGTGGTGAGACTGAGACCAATAAGGCATCCATAGAGGTTCCTTCTACATCAGCTACTATCCAAGCTCCTGCAACCACTTCAGTAAAAGAGAGTGTTTCTGTGCCACCAACTGATACCGTTGCTGCCACATCAGTGGGTAACAAGGTCCAATCTAAAG CTTTGCGTAATAAAAAGCGGTCAATTGCAGCAGCTCCTTCCTTGAGGTCTAATAAAAAAGTATCCAGTTTGGTGGATAAg TGGAAGGCAGCAAAAGAGGAGTTGCTTGAGGATGAGAAAGAGCCTGAAGATCCTTACGAGATCTTAGAGAGGAAGCGACAGAGGGAAATAGAG CAATGGCATGCACGGCAAATTGCTAGTGGAGAGGCCAAAGATAATGCTAATTTTCAGCCTCTTGGTGGGGATTG GCGTGAGCGGGTGAAGCGGAGGAGAGCTCAATTAGCCAAAGCAAGTGCAAAGACAAAGGCACATACTGATGGAAACCAGCAGCCGGATTTAATAGAACTGTCAAGAGATCTTCCATCAGGATGGCAG GCTTATTTGGATGAATCCTCGAAGCAGGTTTATTATGGGAATACTGACACATCAGAGACAACTTGGACCAGACCAACAAAATGA
- the LOC115954458 gene encoding protein YELLOW LEAF 1, choloroplastic-like: protein MLMLTANTVATQPQLLLVKTEVHNKHTGCNPMKVFMSFQHNGKTSSLKVAEPGPLGLGAQILTINSRRLIMHSSQTQSASVICQSALNARCGAEQTQTVTREAPTITHIPGKEKSPQLDDGGSGFPPRDDGDGGGGGGGGGGNWSGGFFFFGFLAFLGFLKDKESEGPYRDERRR, encoded by the exons ATGTTGATGTTGACTGCAAATACTGTTGCCACCCAACCTCAATTACTACTAG TAAAAACAGAGGTGCATAATAAGCATACTGGATGCAATCCAATGAAAGTGTTCATGTCATTTCAACACAATGGAAAAACAAGCTCACTTAAGGTTGCAGAACCTGGACCGCTAGGGCTTGGTGCCCAAATTTTGACTATTAATAGTAGAAGACTTATCATGCATTCTAGCCAAACGCAGTCTGCTTCTGTTATTTGTCAGTCTGCTTTG AATGCAAGATGTGGTGCCGAGCAAACTCAAACAGTTACACGCGAGGCTCCAACAATTACTCACATTCCTG GGAAGGAAAAATCTCCACAACTTGATGATGGTGGGTCTGGATTCCCACCCCgtgatgatggtgatggtggCGGTGGAGGCGGTGGAGGTGGTGGCAATTGGTCAGGTGGATTcttcttctttggttttcttgcCTTTCTAGGATTCTTGAAGGATAAGGAAAGTGAGGGGCCATATCGCGATGAGAGGAGAAGATGA
- the LOC115955342 gene encoding disease resistance protein RPM1-like, with translation MAESAVNIVIEKLVLLLVQEARLLKGIHEKVSGIKCELEMIQSFLKDADVKAEKEDMSNVVKIWVKQVREEAYHIEDVIDEYILHFVNQPYRQTRYFYFLQKVFQFTVNLTARHVIASKIQDITKNLKERREMAISYRFNTIEQGGPSNDARSVTWHDPRVASLFIEEAEVVGIESHRDKLISYLVEAQSNRIVISTVGIGGVGKTTLVKKVYENEVVVAHFDCRAWITVSQSYQSEELLRNMIKQFYKSRKELVPVEIDTMKETPLMEQLRLCLHEHRYLVVFDDIWEKQFWDFIELALPNNEKGSRILITSRNEDVAPSNYLYRLPILPLEKAWELFCKKVFRNEGGNCPPELVELSHAIVERCEGLPLAIVAISSLLSTKDKVFYEFHKLHESLSSELKSNPDLKNFTKILSLSYHDLSYNLKVCFLYFGIFPEDYYINCARLI, from the coding sequence ATGGCAGAAAGTGCAGTCAACATAGTCATAGAGAAATTGGTCCTGTTGTTAGTCCAAGAAGCGAGATTGCTAAAGGGTATCCATGAAAAAGTTTCAGGCATCAAATGTGAACTGGAGATGATTCAGTCTTTCCTAAAGGATGCGGATGTAAAAGCTGAGAAGGAAGACATGAgcaatgttgtgaaaatatggGTGAAACAGGTAAGGGAAGAAGCTTATCACATAGAAGATGTCATTGATGAATACATACTTCATTTTGTTAATCAACCTTACAGGCAAACGCGATACTTTTACTTCCTCCAAAAGGTTTTTCAATTTACCGTAAATTTGACAGCAAGACATGTGATAGCTTCTAAGATACAAGATATCACTAAAAATCTTAAGGAAAGGAGAGAGATGGCTATAAGCTATCGCTTCAACACTATAGAGCAAGGAGGACCAAGCAATGACGCTAGAAGTGTTACATGGCATGACCCTCGAGTGGCATCCCTTTTCATCGAGGAAGCTGAGGTTGTGGGTATTGAGTCTCACAGAGACAAACTGATAAGCTATCTAGTAGAAGCACAATCTAATCGCATTGTAATTTCAACAGTTGGCATTGGTGGGGTTGGCAAAACTACTCTTGTcaaaaaagtgtatgaaaatgAGGTGGTGGTAGCACACTTTGATTGTCGTGCTTGGATCACAGTTTCTCAATCATACCAGTCAGAGGAGCTGTTAAGGAACATGATAAAGCAGTTTTACAAGTCAAGGAAGGAGCTTGTTCCTGTGGAAATAGACACAATGAAGGAGACACCGCTGATGGAGCAATTGAGGCTATGTTTACATGAGCATAGGTATCTAGTAGTTTTTGATGATATatgggaaaaacagttttgggatTTCATAGAACTTGCTCTACCTAATAATGAAAAAGGCAGTAGAATATTAATCACATCTCGAAATGAGGATGTTGCTCCCTCCAATTATTTGTACAGATTACCAATTCTACCTTTAGAAAAAGCTTGGGAGCTCTTTTGCAAGAAGGTGTTTCGAAATGAAGGGGGAAATTGTCCTCCTGAGTTAGTTGAGTTGTCACATGCCATTGTTGAGAGATGTGAAGGATTGCCACTAGCAATTGTTGCTATAAGCAGTCTTTTATCAACCAAAGACAAGGTTTTCTATGAGTTTCACAAATTGCATGAAAGTCTTAGTTCAGAGCTGAAAAGTAATCctgatttaaaaaatttcaccaaaattttATCCCTCAGTTATCATGATCTATCTTACAATCTCAAAGtttgtttcttatattttggcATTTTTCCAGAGGATTACTACATCAATTGTGCAAGGCTAATTTGA